One genomic region from Salinicola endophyticus encodes:
- a CDS encoding PLP-dependent aminotransferase family protein, protein MLDHYFALDFDAPRGLQEQLREALLDAIHTGTIPAAEALPSCRRLSSQLGISRNTVALVYEGLVEDGYLVSRPRSGYYLHATYHAAVGEPASQPCAAQQQDAPGWDARFTHRPSHFQGVLRPSNWMHYEYPFVYGQLDTQLFPLEQWREASRRLLGGQRERHWLSDRYDQDDPMLIEQLRTRVLPKRGIHARSDEILITLGSQNALFLIAQLLFDARTRVAVENPGYREAANVFLRQGAKLSYQPLDDEGMCLDAAAADCDYLYVTPSHQGPTGVTMSRARREALIEQIQRRDQIVLEDDYDAEVNFDHHALPALKASRAGARVIYMSSLSKPLSPGLRLGYLVADAELIEELRALRRLMYRHPPSSLQQQLAQFLSQGHYDRYLRVFAEEMYRRWETLDACLQRDLPSCRRMGGDHASVFWLQAPAEVDTQRLAWRAAQHGVLIEPGFQHFFDRVPPRHFLRLGFGAIDVARIGPGVERLARAMG, encoded by the coding sequence ATGCTCGATCACTACTTTGCGCTCGATTTCGACGCCCCGCGGGGGCTGCAGGAGCAGCTGCGCGAGGCGCTGCTCGACGCCATCCATACCGGTACCATTCCCGCTGCGGAGGCGCTCCCCTCCTGCCGCAGACTGTCGAGTCAGCTGGGCATCTCGCGCAATACCGTGGCGCTGGTCTACGAAGGGCTGGTGGAGGATGGCTACCTGGTCAGCCGGCCGCGCAGCGGCTACTACCTGCACGCCACCTATCACGCGGCGGTGGGCGAGCCAGCGAGCCAGCCGTGTGCAGCGCAGCAGCAGGATGCACCAGGATGGGACGCGCGCTTCACCCATCGTCCCAGTCATTTCCAGGGCGTGCTACGCCCCAGCAACTGGATGCACTACGAGTATCCGTTCGTCTACGGCCAGCTCGACACCCAGCTGTTTCCGCTGGAGCAGTGGCGCGAGGCCTCGCGCCGGCTGCTCGGCGGGCAGCGCGAGCGCCACTGGCTGAGCGACCGCTACGATCAGGATGACCCGATGCTGATCGAGCAGCTGCGCACCCGGGTGCTGCCCAAGCGTGGCATCCACGCCCGCAGCGACGAGATCCTGATCACGCTGGGGTCGCAGAATGCGCTCTTTTTGATCGCCCAGCTGCTGTTCGATGCGCGTACCCGGGTCGCGGTCGAGAACCCCGGCTACCGCGAGGCGGCCAATGTCTTTCTGCGTCAGGGGGCAAAGCTCAGCTATCAGCCGCTGGACGACGAGGGCATGTGCCTGGATGCGGCGGCGGCCGACTGCGACTACCTCTATGTCACGCCGAGCCACCAGGGGCCCACCGGGGTGACCATGAGCCGTGCGCGGCGCGAGGCGCTGATCGAGCAGATCCAGCGCCGTGATCAGATCGTGCTGGAGGACGACTACGACGCCGAGGTGAATTTCGATCACCACGCGCTGCCAGCGCTGAAGGCGAGCCGGGCGGGGGCCCGGGTCATCTACATGAGCAGCCTCTCCAAGCCGCTCTCGCCGGGGCTGCGGCTGGGTTATCTGGTCGCCGATGCCGAGTTGATCGAGGAGCTGCGGGCGCTGCGCCGGCTGATGTACCGGCACCCGCCCTCGAGCCTGCAGCAGCAGCTGGCGCAGTTTCTGTCCCAGGGCCACTACGACCGCTATCTGCGCGTCTTCGCCGAGGAGATGTACCGCCGCTGGGAGACCCTCGATGCCTGTCTCCAGCGCGACCTGCCGAGCTGCCGGCGGATGGGCGGCGACCACGCCAGCGTCTTCTGGCTGCAGGCACCGGCCGAGGTCGACACCCAGCGCCTGGCATGGCGGGCGGCCCAGCACGGGGTGCTGATCGAGCCCGGCTTCCAGCACTTCTTCGACCGGGTGCCGCCGCGCCACTTCCTGCGGCTGGGTTTCGGCGCCATCGACGTGGCGCGTATCGGCCCGGGAGTCGAGCGTCTGGCCCGGGCCATGGGATGA
- a CDS encoding SDR family NAD(P)-dependent oxidoreductase translates to MQDVVFITGATSGFGRAAARRFAEAGWALVLAGRRQARLEALVQELSSRVEVHTLVLDVRDDQAVSQAIEALPEPFKRVRALINNAGLALAPEPAQQVKLADWHTMIDTNITGLVNVTHALLPTLIETGAGASIVNVGSIAGQWPYPGSHVYGASKAFVQQFSYNLRCDLQGSGVRVTDLAPGLAETEFTLVRTGGDQAASDALYRGTTALSAEDIAEQMFYLATLPAHININRLEVMPTRQAWSAFAVDRD, encoded by the coding sequence ATGCAAGACGTCGTTTTCATTACCGGTGCCACCTCCGGGTTCGGCCGCGCCGCCGCCCGCCGCTTCGCCGAGGCCGGCTGGGCGCTGGTCCTCGCCGGGCGTCGCCAGGCGCGGCTCGAGGCGCTGGTCCAGGAGCTGTCGAGCCGGGTCGAGGTGCACACGCTGGTGCTCGACGTGCGCGATGACCAGGCCGTAAGTCAGGCGATCGAGGCGCTGCCGGAGCCGTTCAAGCGGGTGCGCGCGCTGATCAACAACGCCGGCCTGGCGCTGGCGCCGGAGCCGGCCCAGCAGGTCAAGCTCGCGGATTGGCACACCATGATCGACACCAATATCACCGGTCTGGTCAACGTGACCCATGCGCTACTGCCAACGCTGATCGAGACCGGGGCAGGGGCGAGTATCGTCAACGTCGGCTCCATCGCCGGTCAGTGGCCCTATCCGGGGAGTCACGTCTACGGGGCGTCGAAAGCCTTCGTGCAGCAGTTCAGCTACAACCTGCGCTGCGATCTTCAGGGTAGCGGCGTGCGCGTCACCGACCTGGCCCCGGGCCTGGCCGAGACCGAGTTCACCCTGGTACGCACCGGTGGCGACCAGGCCGCATCGGATGCGCTCTACCGCGGCACCACTGCGCTCAGCGCGGAGGATATCGCCGAGCAGATGTTCTATCTGGCCACGTTGCCGGCGCATATCAACATCAACCGGCTGGAGGTGATGCCGACGCGGCAGGCGTGGTCGGCGTTCGCCGTCGACCGTGATTGA
- a CDS encoding branched-chain amino acid ABC transporter substrate-binding protein yields the protein MNLRTILKLIASTAALHLAASGPALAQDGPITIGVQAPTTGSEATYGKDMLNAIGLAADEINAKGGLLGGRQITLVSGDTACDPQQSVNAASRLASQEVVGVVGGYCSGATQPTLKIYGDANIPFVIVAANSTQLIPANPGNAFMINSTGADQAKTAVDFFAGKGIDKLAIVNQGDAYSQDLANLTRDAWTAAGHELSAFEYVNKGEQDFSALVNKIRGSGAQAVFWTAYYADGGLLIRQLRQRGFQGTIAVGDGSNSPKLFDIAGQAAEGVYAFSNPTADFLPAAKQFISDYQAKFDTAPGPYAPLAYDGMQLMAWAIDKAGSTDADAIIKALGSADGKEWLAGPISFTPQHTLARSNFVVLEGQGGKWTRYQP from the coding sequence ATGAACCTGAGAACGATCCTCAAGCTCATCGCCTCCACGGCGGCCCTCCATCTGGCCGCGAGCGGCCCGGCACTGGCCCAGGACGGACCGATCACCATCGGGGTCCAGGCGCCCACCACCGGCTCCGAAGCGACCTACGGCAAGGACATGCTCAATGCCATCGGCCTGGCCGCCGACGAGATCAACGCCAAGGGCGGCCTGCTCGGCGGACGCCAGATCACGCTGGTCAGCGGCGATACCGCCTGTGACCCGCAGCAGTCGGTCAACGCTGCCAGCCGTCTGGCCTCGCAGGAGGTGGTCGGCGTGGTCGGCGGCTACTGCTCCGGTGCCACTCAGCCGACGTTGAAGATCTACGGTGACGCCAATATTCCGTTCGTGATCGTCGCGGCCAACTCGACCCAGTTGATCCCCGCCAACCCCGGCAACGCCTTCATGATCAATTCGACCGGCGCCGACCAGGCCAAGACCGCGGTCGACTTCTTTGCCGGCAAGGGCATCGACAAGCTGGCGATCGTCAACCAGGGCGATGCCTACTCCCAGGACCTGGCCAACCTGACCCGCGACGCCTGGACCGCCGCCGGCCACGAGCTGTCGGCCTTCGAGTACGTCAACAAGGGCGAGCAGGACTTCTCGGCGCTGGTCAACAAGATCCGCGGTTCCGGCGCCCAGGCGGTGTTCTGGACCGCCTACTACGCCGACGGCGGTCTGCTGATCCGGCAACTGCGCCAGCGCGGCTTCCAGGGCACCATCGCGGTGGGCGACGGCTCCAACTCGCCCAAGCTGTTCGATATCGCCGGGCAGGCCGCCGAGGGCGTCTACGCCTTCTCCAACCCCACCGCCGACTTCCTGCCGGCCGCCAAGCAGTTCATCAGTGACTATCAGGCCAAGTTCGACACCGCCCCCGGCCCCTACGCGCCGCTGGCCTATGACGGCATGCAGCTGATGGCCTGGGCCATCGACAAGGCCGGCTCCACCGACGCCGATGCCATCATCAAGGCGCTGGGCAGCGCCGACGGCAAGGAGTGGCTGGCCGGCCCGATCAGCTTCACCCCGCAGCACACCCTGGCACGCAGCAACTTCGTGGTGCTCGAGGGGCAGGGCGGCAAGTGGACCCGCTACCAGCCCTGA
- a CDS encoding aspartate aminotransferase family protein has protein sequence MTQAPTTALGNDTSDNDAIDNDHVRQLDRQHVFHSWSAQATLDPLVIAGGSGCRVWDYAGREYLDFSSQLVNTNIGHQHPKVIAAIQAQAGALATVAPAHANLARGEAAKRILARAPQGFEKVFFTNAGADANENAIRMARAYTGRDKILSAYRSYHGNTGAAIAATGDPRRIPNEFARGHAHFFNPYLYRSDFWAGDEQQECERALQHLQRVIECEGPGAIAAILLESVPGTAGVLIPPQGYLEGVHRLADHYGILLIFDEVMAGFGRTGRWFAFEHFDVRPDLIVFAKGVNSGYVPAGGVIVSAPICRHFDDQMFYGGLTYSGHPLAMAAIVATLDTMAEEGIVDNADRVGNGALATGLAQLARDHAIIGETRGVGVFHALELVSDRTSRAPLPGAEMARIKRALIDKGLLPFVVENRIHVTPPCIVNEAEVAQGLAILDEVLGAAS, from the coding sequence ATGACCCAGGCCCCGACCACCGCCCTCGGCAACGATACGAGCGACAACGACGCAATCGATAACGATCATGTCCGCCAGCTCGATCGTCAGCACGTGTTCCACTCCTGGTCCGCCCAGGCCACACTCGACCCGCTGGTGATCGCCGGCGGCAGCGGTTGCCGGGTGTGGGACTACGCGGGCAGGGAGTATCTCGATTTCAGTAGCCAGCTGGTCAACACCAACATCGGCCACCAGCATCCCAAGGTGATCGCCGCCATCCAGGCCCAGGCCGGCGCGCTCGCGACCGTGGCGCCGGCGCATGCCAACCTGGCCCGCGGCGAAGCGGCCAAGCGCATCCTGGCGCGGGCGCCCCAGGGCTTCGAGAAGGTCTTCTTCACCAACGCCGGCGCCGATGCCAACGAGAACGCCATCCGCATGGCGCGGGCTTACACCGGCCGCGACAAGATTCTCTCCGCCTACCGCTCCTATCATGGCAATACCGGCGCAGCCATTGCCGCGACCGGCGATCCGCGGCGCATCCCCAACGAGTTCGCCCGTGGCCATGCCCACTTCTTCAACCCCTATCTCTATCGCAGCGACTTCTGGGCCGGCGACGAGCAGCAGGAGTGCGAGCGCGCCCTGCAGCATCTGCAGCGGGTGATCGAGTGCGAAGGGCCGGGGGCGATCGCCGCCATTCTGCTCGAGTCCGTACCCGGCACTGCCGGCGTGCTGATTCCGCCCCAGGGCTATCTGGAGGGCGTGCACCGACTGGCCGATCACTACGGCATCCTGCTGATCTTCGACGAGGTGATGGCGGGTTTCGGCCGTACCGGGCGCTGGTTCGCCTTCGAGCACTTCGATGTCCGCCCCGACCTGATCGTGTTCGCCAAGGGCGTCAACTCAGGCTATGTGCCGGCCGGCGGCGTGATCGTCTCGGCGCCGATCTGCCGTCACTTCGACGACCAGATGTTCTACGGCGGCCTGACCTATTCCGGCCATCCACTGGCCATGGCGGCGATCGTCGCCACGCTGGATACGATGGCCGAGGAGGGGATCGTCGATAACGCCGATCGGGTCGGCAATGGCGCGCTCGCCACGGGCCTGGCGCAGCTCGCCAGAGATCACGCCATCATCGGCGAGACGCGTGGTGTCGGCGTGTTCCACGCCCTGGAGCTGGTCAGCGATCGCACCTCGCGCGCGCCGCTGCCGGGGGCCGAGATGGCCAGGATCAAACGCGCCCTGATCGACAAGGGGCTACTGCCGTTCGTGGTCGAGAACCGCATCCACGTGACCCCGCCGTGTATCGTCAACGAGGCCGAGGTGGCACAGGGGCTGGCGATTCTCGACGAGGTGCTGGGCGCCGCCAGCTAA
- a CDS encoding sodium/glutamate symporter has product MGSTFHGIIAFALMAALLVAGSLLRGRLGWLRASLVPGSIVAGVLGFILLSCGLIPGYGPGDFTALAFHFFTLSFMSLCLTGSPRSTTREGRQGVVGGGLWLTLIWTASLGAQAVLGFALMAGYDWISGAGLDPLLGAIVTHGFTQGPGQALTYGTIWETRYGIADAAQVGVIFASLGFIAAFAVGVPVARHCLKRGLNSNRESTLDDDFIAGFHAPEHQPAGGRQVTHAGNVDSLAWHLGLLGVAYAITYAWLSFMQPLVAGNQVLPVFFSFNLFFIHGLTICVLMRLVIDRYGWSSKVDDDTLKRITSGSVDFMVVATLMSIQVAVLTALLIPILIVAVGVTLVTLLGAVAIGRLSGRLGPERTVTAFGCCCGSTGTGLLLLRMLDADFSTSVPKELAFFNIAIIVVNIPTLFFFAPIAPSLGTWTYLGIFGGYAVAALACIPLLRGWQRRRQTRAATPQETSPT; this is encoded by the coding sequence ATGGGCAGTACCTTTCATGGCATCATCGCCTTCGCGCTGATGGCGGCGCTGCTGGTCGCCGGCAGCCTACTGCGCGGTCGCCTCGGCTGGCTGCGCGCCAGCCTGGTGCCGGGTAGCATCGTCGCCGGTGTGCTCGGTTTCATCCTGCTCTCGTGCGGGCTGATCCCCGGCTACGGGCCCGGGGATTTCACCGCCCTCGCCTTTCACTTCTTCACCCTGAGCTTCATGTCGCTGTGTCTGACCGGCAGCCCCAGATCGACCACCCGGGAGGGTCGTCAGGGGGTGGTCGGCGGCGGACTCTGGCTCACACTGATCTGGACCGCCAGCCTGGGCGCTCAGGCGGTGCTCGGCTTCGCCCTGATGGCGGGCTATGACTGGATCAGCGGTGCCGGCCTCGACCCGCTACTGGGGGCGATCGTCACCCATGGCTTCACCCAGGGGCCGGGCCAGGCACTGACCTACGGCACCATCTGGGAGACCCGCTACGGTATCGCCGATGCCGCCCAGGTCGGCGTCATCTTCGCCTCGCTGGGCTTCATCGCCGCGTTCGCGGTGGGCGTGCCGGTGGCGCGTCACTGTCTCAAGCGCGGCCTCAACAGCAACCGCGAGTCGACCCTGGATGACGATTTCATCGCCGGCTTCCATGCCCCCGAGCATCAGCCCGCCGGCGGTCGGCAGGTCACCCACGCCGGCAACGTCGATTCACTCGCCTGGCATCTCGGTCTGCTCGGGGTCGCCTACGCCATCACCTATGCCTGGCTGTCGTTCATGCAGCCGCTGGTCGCCGGCAATCAGGTGCTGCCGGTCTTCTTCAGCTTCAATCTCTTTTTCATCCATGGCCTCACGATTTGCGTGCTGATGCGTCTGGTGATCGACCGTTACGGCTGGTCGAGCAAGGTCGATGACGACACCCTCAAACGCATCACCAGCGGCTCGGTCGATTTCATGGTCGTGGCGACGCTGATGAGCATTCAGGTGGCGGTGCTCACCGCGCTGCTGATCCCGATACTGATCGTCGCCGTCGGCGTCACCCTCGTCACCCTGCTGGGCGCGGTGGCGATCGGCCGCTTGAGCGGGCGACTCGGCCCGGAACGCACGGTGACCGCCTTCGGCTGCTGCTGCGGCTCCACCGGTACCGGCCTGCTGCTGCTACGCATGCTCGATGCGGACTTCAGCACCTCAGTGCCCAAGGAGCTGGCGTTCTTCAACATCGCGATCATCGTGGTCAATATTCCGACCCTGTTCTTCTTCGCACCGATTGCCCCCTCCCTGGGCACCTGGACCTACCTGGGCATCTTCGGTGGCTATGCCGTGGCCGCCCTGGCCTGCATTCCACTGCTGCGGGGCTGGCAGCGCCGACGTCAAACCCGCGCGGCCACCCCTCAGGAGACGAGCCCGACATGA
- a CDS encoding sulfite exporter TauE/SafE family protein, whose amino-acid sequence MSVAAMMPALPSLGAVLALACLAGAVRGYCGFGFAMLLALGLMLVMPPLEAVPLALLLDLIASAGLWRRAWRLADRPRLSRLIGGMALATPLGVWLMASIPPAPLRIVVALLALVGALALLLGRTAVPSAARELRAGTAWLAGAASGLCQTLASSGGPPLMLYLLQQRLPPAVLRATAILFFALSSSAALSGLWLAGALHAQTLTRGAWLLLPALLGNALGQWAFERSPPRSMRWSVAPLLIALSLWVLARETLLR is encoded by the coding sequence GTGAGCGTCGCGGCGATGATGCCGGCGCTGCCGTCGCTGGGAGCTGTCCTGGCGCTGGCGTGCCTGGCGGGGGCGGTGCGCGGCTACTGCGGCTTCGGCTTCGCCATGCTGCTGGCGCTCGGGCTGATGCTCGTGATGCCACCGCTCGAAGCCGTGCCGCTGGCCCTGCTGCTCGACCTGATCGCCAGCGCGGGGCTGTGGCGGCGCGCCTGGCGCCTGGCCGACCGTCCCCGGCTGAGCCGTCTGATCGGTGGCATGGCGCTGGCGACACCGCTCGGCGTATGGCTGATGGCGAGCATTCCGCCCGCGCCACTGCGGATCGTCGTCGCACTGTTGGCCCTGGTCGGGGCGCTGGCGCTGCTGCTGGGGCGCACGGCGGTGCCCAGTGCGGCACGCGAGCTGCGCGCTGGCACTGCCTGGCTGGCCGGGGCGGCCTCGGGGCTGTGCCAGACGCTCGCCTCGTCGGGTGGCCCACCGCTGATGCTCTATCTGCTGCAGCAGCGGCTGCCGCCGGCGGTGCTGCGCGCCACGGCGATCCTGTTCTTTGCGCTCAGCAGCAGCGCCGCTCTGAGTGGCCTGTGGCTGGCCGGTGCGCTGCATGCCCAGACGCTGACACGCGGCGCCTGGCTGCTGCTGCCGGCGCTGCTCGGCAACGCGCTGGGGCAGTGGGCCTTCGAGCGCTCGCCGCCGCGCTCGATGCGCTGGAGCGTGGCGCCGCTGCTGATCGCGCTCTCGCTGTGGGTGCTGGCGCGAGAGACCCTGTTGCGCTGA
- a CDS encoding branched-chain amino acid ABC transporter permease, giving the protein MTWYDSLLQQLADGLVLGSFYALVALGYTMVFGVIKLLNFAHGDLYMTGAFAGFGGLSLVSGVLGAGWLGIFVAMLLAMLAVGCLGVVIERIAYHPMLAAPRLSILITALAVSLVLQNAALSLTGGQYTAFRTDLGFGGLSLGNLFISYNQIVLVATAAVLMIALELFVSKTLYGRAMRAVAIDKDMCRMLGINVSAVIAITFFIGSGLAAAAGTMAGAYYGSIWYFMGFLIGLKAFTAAVIGGIGSITGAMLGGLILGLLESFGTHIPFIGSEWKDVFTFAILILVLVFKPTGLLGKSEVERM; this is encoded by the coding sequence ATGACCTGGTACGACTCTCTGCTCCAGCAGCTCGCCGACGGGCTGGTGCTGGGCTCTTTCTACGCGCTGGTGGCACTCGGCTACACCATGGTGTTCGGGGTCATCAAGCTGCTCAACTTCGCCCATGGCGATCTCTACATGACCGGCGCCTTCGCCGGCTTCGGCGGTCTGTCGCTGGTCTCCGGGGTGCTCGGCGCCGGCTGGCTGGGCATCTTCGTGGCGATGCTGCTGGCGATGCTGGCGGTGGGCTGCCTGGGGGTAGTGATCGAGCGTATCGCCTACCACCCGATGCTGGCGGCACCGCGGCTTTCGATCCTGATCACTGCGCTGGCGGTGTCGCTGGTGCTGCAGAACGCCGCGCTGTCGCTGACCGGCGGCCAGTACACCGCCTTCCGCACTGACCTCGGCTTCGGCGGGCTCAGCCTTGGCAACCTGTTCATCTCGTATAACCAGATCGTGCTGGTGGCCACGGCGGCGGTACTGATGATCGCGCTGGAGCTGTTCGTGTCGAAGACGCTCTATGGCCGCGCCATGCGCGCGGTGGCGATCGACAAAGACATGTGTCGCATGCTCGGCATCAACGTCTCGGCGGTGATCGCGATCACTTTCTTCATCGGCTCGGGGCTGGCCGCCGCGGCCGGCACCATGGCCGGCGCCTACTACGGCAGCATCTGGTACTTCATGGGCTTTCTGATCGGGCTGAAGGCGTTCACCGCGGCGGTGATCGGCGGCATCGGCAGTATCACCGGGGCCATGCTCGGCGGCCTGATCCTGGGGCTGCTGGAGTCGTTCGGCACCCATATCCCGTTCATCGGCAGCGAATGGAAGGATGTCTTCACCTTCGCGATCCTGATCCTGGTGCTGGTGTTCAAGCCCACGGGGCTGCTCGGCAAATCCGAAGTGGAGAGGATGTGA
- a CDS encoding membrane-bound PQQ-dependent dehydrogenase, glucose/quinate/shikimate family, producing MAKSTSSRGAGSLFACIVGLIIALAGLALGGGGLYLALLGGSWYYLIAGVGMLLAGIQLWRGRLSGAWLYALVFIGSFLWAAWESGLDYWRWIPRFDLVLILAILVALVTPALRGGPRPRVGFALAGVLCVGLIVAGALALLPGRGYQHLAAVPAVADGSLATDVGNAQPADVPAPGDWTAYGRDSAATRYSPLEQITPENVDQLQVAWQYRTGDVLDQRWGAETTPLKVGDDVFLCTSRNILISLDAATGEENWRYDPVVSEEAIPYTAACRGVTYYEVPADRLPAADSTSADAQEAASGAQEGDAKREEHQNGGDQDKENAVAAGDAIACRTRIISGTLDGRIIEVDAATGKPCTDFGDNGQVDIKRNMGETPPGYVSINSAPVVVRDVIVTGHQVLDGQRRYPPSGVIKGFDAMTGELQWAWDAGRPDRSEPLSGDETYVRGSPNMWTTAAGDSKLGLVYLPMANSAADYWSSSRTPEENAWASSMVALDVETGLPKWHFQTAHKDVWDYDPGSQPTLIDFPTDNGEVPALIMPTKQGEIYVFNRETGELLGGGAEERPVPQGGAEPEQRSKTQPFSLYATLRQPDITEKDMWGMSPFDQLFCRIQYHQASWEGMYTPPTAEQPWVEYTGYNGGSDWGSVAVDPQRGVIIANYNDMPNYNELVPRDVANELGWVPREEQKSDRGGAEGAGDPQANTPYAINVNAGWRVPYTGLLCKQPPYGHIRAIELSSGKTLWDRPLGTARANGPWGIRSGLPIDIGTPNNGGSVVTAGGLIFIAAATDDLIRAIDIESGETVWQAPLPAGGQANPMVYEADGRQYLVIVATGHHFMQTPTGDYVIAYALPKQSDT from the coding sequence GTGGCCAAATCCACCTCGTCTCGCGGTGCGGGCAGCTTGTTCGCCTGCATCGTGGGTCTCATCATCGCGCTAGCCGGACTCGCCCTGGGCGGCGGCGGGCTCTATCTGGCGCTGCTCGGGGGCTCCTGGTACTACCTGATCGCGGGCGTAGGGATGCTGCTCGCGGGCATTCAGCTATGGCGCGGCCGGCTCTCGGGCGCCTGGCTCTACGCGCTGGTCTTCATCGGCTCTTTCCTGTGGGCCGCCTGGGAGTCGGGGCTCGACTACTGGCGCTGGATCCCGCGCTTCGACCTGGTCCTGATCCTGGCGATTCTGGTCGCCCTGGTCACACCCGCGCTGCGCGGCGGCCCGCGCCCTCGGGTCGGCTTCGCGCTGGCCGGTGTCCTGTGTGTGGGGCTGATCGTGGCCGGCGCGCTGGCACTCTTGCCCGGGCGCGGCTATCAACATCTGGCGGCGGTACCGGCGGTCGCCGACGGCTCGCTGGCCACCGATGTCGGCAACGCCCAGCCGGCGGACGTACCCGCCCCTGGCGACTGGACCGCCTACGGCCGCGATTCGGCGGCCACCCGCTACTCGCCGCTGGAGCAGATCACCCCGGAGAACGTCGACCAGCTCCAGGTCGCCTGGCAGTACCGCACCGGCGACGTGCTGGATCAACGCTGGGGCGCCGAGACCACCCCGCTCAAGGTGGGCGATGACGTCTTTCTGTGTACGTCGCGCAATATCCTGATCTCCCTCGACGCCGCCACCGGCGAAGAGAACTGGCGCTACGACCCGGTGGTCTCCGAGGAAGCCATCCCCTACACCGCCGCCTGCCGCGGCGTGACCTACTACGAGGTACCGGCGGATCGCCTGCCCGCGGCGGACAGCACCAGCGCCGACGCTCAGGAGGCGGCCAGCGGCGCCCAGGAAGGTGACGCCAAGCGCGAAGAGCATCAGAACGGCGGCGACCAAGACAAAGAAAACGCGGTCGCCGCCGGCGACGCCATCGCCTGCCGCACCCGGATCATCTCCGGCACTCTGGATGGGCGCATCATCGAAGTCGACGCCGCCACCGGCAAGCCGTGCACCGATTTCGGCGACAACGGCCAGGTCGATATCAAACGCAACATGGGCGAGACCCCGCCGGGCTATGTCTCGATCAACTCCGCCCCGGTGGTGGTGCGCGATGTCATCGTCACCGGGCATCAGGTGCTCGACGGCCAGCGCCGCTATCCGCCCTCCGGCGTGATCAAGGGCTTCGACGCCATGACCGGCGAACTGCAGTGGGCCTGGGATGCCGGCCGCCCCGACCGCAGCGAACCGCTGAGCGGTGACGAGACCTACGTGCGCGGCTCGCCCAACATGTGGACCACCGCCGCCGGCGACAGCAAGCTGGGGCTGGTCTACCTGCCCATGGCCAACAGCGCCGCCGACTACTGGAGCAGCTCGCGCACCCCGGAAGAGAACGCGTGGGCCAGCTCGATGGTCGCGCTCGACGTCGAGACCGGCCTGCCCAAGTGGCACTTCCAGACCGCGCACAAGGACGTGTGGGACTACGACCCCGGCTCGCAGCCGACGCTGATCGACTTCCCCACCGACAACGGCGAGGTGCCGGCACTGATCATGCCCACCAAGCAGGGTGAGATCTACGTGTTCAACCGCGAGACCGGCGAACTGCTCGGCGGCGGCGCCGAGGAGCGCCCGGTGCCTCAGGGTGGCGCCGAGCCGGAGCAGCGCAGCAAGACCCAGCCGTTCTCGCTTTACGCCACCCTGCGCCAGCCGGACATCACCGAAAAAGACATGTGGGGCATGTCGCCGTTCGACCAGCTCTTCTGTCGTATCCAGTACCATCAGGCCAGTTGGGAGGGCATGTATACACCGCCCACCGCGGAACAGCCGTGGGTCGAGTACACCGGCTACAACGGCGGCTCAGACTGGGGCAGCGTGGCGGTCGATCCGCAGCGCGGGGTGATCATCGCCAACTACAACGACATGCCCAACTACAACGAGCTGGTGCCGCGTGACGTCGCCAACGAGCTGGGCTGGGTCCCGCGCGAGGAGCAAAAATCCGACCGCGGCGGCGCCGAGGGCGCGGGAGATCCGCAGGCCAACACCCCCTACGCGATCAACGTCAACGCCGGCTGGCGGGTGCCCTACACCGGGCTTTTGTGCAAGCAGCCGCCGTATGGTCATATCCGCGCCATCGAACTCTCCAGCGGCAAGACGCTATGGGACCGCCCGCTGGGTACCGCCCGCGCCAACGGCCCCTGGGGCATCCGCTCGGGCCTGCCGATCGATATCGGCACGCCCAACAACGGCGGCTCGGTGGTGACCGCCGGCGGCTTGATCTTCATCGCCGCGGCGACCGACGACCTGATTCGCGCGATCGACATCGAGAGCGGCGAGACCGTGTGGCAGGCTCCCCTGCCCGCCGGCGGCCAGGCCAACCCGATGGTCTACGAGGCCGATGGCCGCCAGTATCTGGTGATCGTCGCCACCGGCCACCACTTCATGCAGACCCCCACCGGCGACTACGTGATCGCCTACGCCCTGCCCAAGCAGAGCGATACCTGA